One Panicum virgatum strain AP13 chromosome 3N, P.virgatum_v5, whole genome shotgun sequence DNA segment encodes these proteins:
- the LOC120668067 gene encoding uncharacterized protein LOC120668067 has product MTKLSVAAHSGGGLPASVRHAFHEPHSMKLVPGDDGVQFRCDACKQPGSGASARYECGRGGGVASCNLDLHTGCALAPDAREIGGFRFLLRCEPEVPRSCDACGVGARGLAYHCPELDHDVGPPLLRRPAGELEAGRPLLRAVH; this is encoded by the coding sequence ATGACGAAGCTGAGCGTCGCCGCccactccggcggcggccttccCGCAAGTGTCCGCCACGCGTTCCATGAGCCCCACAGCATGAAGCTCGTccccggcgacgacggcgtgcAATTTCGATGCGACGCCTGCAAGCAGCCTGGCTCCGGCGCGAGCGCGAGGTACGAGTgcgggcgcggaggcggcgtggCCAGCTGCAACCTGGACCTCCACACCGGCTGCGCGCTGGCCCCTGACGCGCGGGAGATCGGGGGCTTCCGGTTCCTGCTCCGGTGCGAGCCCGAGGTCCCCCGGTCCTGCGACGCGTGCGGCGTCGGCGCGCGCGGGCTCGCCTACCACTGCCCCGAGCTCGACCACGACGTCGGTCCACCCCTGCTGCGCAGGCCTGCCGGAGAGCTTGAAGCTGGCCGGCCTCTCCTTCGAGCTGTGCATTGA